The Streptomonospora litoralis genome window below encodes:
- a CDS encoding anti-sigma factor has protein sequence MSLSDHDAHGLTAGYAVDALSGEERERARRHIEECSDCRRDLADFHATTVRLAYAQSERPSEAVWDRLRATVPSVRQLPPQTADSLPRDHRGPGADGHREHAASGDGDGDGDGDGDGGRIVGMAARRRVRRRLPWLLAAASAVIALVLGGTVVAMDRRMESMREHTAKVESLLAASDTHMEEEPVSHSRAQATVFTSERNDMVMIMVKGLPPAPEGMGYQMWYVDDSGMRSAGMLERSGEGMYSGMAGDVGSARQLGISMEPSGGMPEPSEEPMKVEL, from the coding sequence GTGAGCCTGTCCGATCACGACGCGCACGGGCTGACCGCCGGATACGCGGTCGACGCGCTCAGCGGCGAGGAGCGCGAGCGCGCCCGGCGCCATATCGAGGAGTGCTCCGACTGCCGCCGCGACCTGGCCGACTTCCACGCGACGACCGTGCGGCTGGCCTATGCCCAGTCCGAGCGGCCGTCCGAGGCCGTCTGGGACCGGCTGCGCGCCACCGTGCCGTCCGTGCGGCAGCTCCCGCCGCAGACGGCGGACTCCCTGCCGCGGGACCACCGCGGCCCCGGGGCGGACGGCCACCGGGAGCACGCCGCATCCGGCGACGGCGACGGCGACGGCGACGGCGACGGCGACGGCGGTCGGATCGTCGGCATGGCGGCCCGACGGCGGGTGCGACGCCGGCTGCCGTGGCTGCTGGCCGCGGCCTCGGCCGTCATCGCCCTGGTGCTGGGGGGCACCGTGGTGGCGATGGACCGCCGCATGGAGTCGATGCGGGAGCACACCGCGAAAGTGGAGTCCCTGCTGGCGGCCTCCGACACCCACATGGAGGAGGAGCCGGTCAGCCACAGCAGGGCGCAGGCGACCGTGTTCACCTCCGAACGCAACGACATGGTGATGATCATGGTCAAGGGCCTGCCGCCGGCACCCGAAGGCATGGGCTACCAGATGTGGTACGTCGACGACTCCGGCATGCGCTCGGCGGGGATGCTGGAACGCTCCGGCGAGGGCATGTACTCGGGCATGGCCGGCGACGTGGGCTCGGCCCGGCAGTTGGGCATCAGCATGGAGCCGTCGGGCGGCATGCCCGAGCCGAGCGAGGAGCCCATGAAGGTGGAGTTGTAG
- a CDS encoding septum formation family protein has product MPSTTSRPTALRLAGSAAAVATGMAISGCGVLAGLQGDVFQLKVGDCLADELTGGEITEAATVECDRPHYGEVFASIVMEDGDYPGDAAVSGRAEEECTSEFESFVGAPLADSELEVFMLHPSERTWNRIDDREILCIVHDPAGETTGSLSGAAR; this is encoded by the coding sequence ATGCCTTCCACGACCAGTCGGCCGACCGCACTGCGCCTGGCCGGCTCCGCCGCCGCTGTCGCCACCGGGATGGCGATTTCGGGCTGCGGCGTGCTCGCGGGCCTGCAGGGCGACGTGTTCCAGCTGAAAGTCGGCGACTGCCTGGCCGACGAACTGACAGGAGGGGAGATCACCGAGGCCGCCACCGTCGAGTGCGACCGACCGCACTACGGCGAGGTCTTCGCGAGCATCGTCATGGAGGACGGCGACTACCCCGGCGACGCCGCGGTCTCGGGCCGCGCCGAAGAGGAGTGCACCTCCGAGTTCGAGTCCTTCGTCGGGGCGCCACTGGCCGACTCCGAACTCGAGGTGTTCATGCTCCACCCCAGTGAGCGGACCTGGAACCGGATCGACGACCGCGAGATCCTCTGCATCGTCCACGATCCTGCCGGCGAGACCACCGGCAGTCTCTCCGGGGCCGCGCGCTGA
- a CDS encoding serine/threonine-protein kinase yields the protein MGEADTPGDERFAGPYRLLARIGRGGFGEVFLGEAPDGTRAAVKLLHASWAGDGEMRGRFAAEVDQARKVGDFCVAAILDADPGADQPWIASEHIDGPTLETAVREQGPRRGADLHRLAVATATALAAIHGAGVVHRDLKPDNILLAADGPRVIDFGIARAVEATSMTASGVIGTIGYMAPEQLEGARLGPAVDVFSWGAVLVYAATGREAFSAPTQAARTTRVLTGEPDTGDLADPLLSVALACLDKDPAHRPSARTLLDMLLGARPSDAPPEAARPGASAGEARPGGDGATERVPSAAGDTAAADAATRSGPDRTRVEAAPGEAATRIGPEQTRVETGAERNDPAGERTGTLLYTSLAPDGAAEGAATQVPDAPPLAWPPGPAPASPAPAPSPGEPVGAHPQAPPAGASAPGGPSATGPGAGHSGRIEGPAPPYWFAQGRYTDAGDLAEAMQRNWSSAVHVFSDAEERAALGSWMVDDLGDTATDRSIYRRRPDDANRAVAWFVAQLRPDLPPVFRGRPASLADLRSRFAGPRAPFTGAPPDNELVLLARPDVLNVLALHAGPDAAELRRLADALGTAERAAVDFRTRLERAVPRLAQRAAVDSALILSLLLHDRSPAPDADGRPEVAEWYGALWSAVEREQGAARVGASAAAASAAGEARDSALRSAEWAAALAQAERERDAAAERWQREARLFRADKWGRRIPFFLLALPLLAYVADVASGAHYPESGDGPIFILWLLIAWVVSRVVSWAIHLFSGPRNGFRHPVQAAQARFHTLRDHAVRVGQGAEQMRGELEAVRRLGRG from the coding sequence ATGGGCGAGGCCGACACACCAGGCGACGAGCGCTTCGCCGGTCCCTACCGGCTCCTGGCGAGGATCGGCCGCGGCGGATTCGGCGAGGTGTTCCTGGGCGAGGCGCCCGACGGCACACGGGCGGCCGTCAAGCTGCTGCACGCCTCGTGGGCGGGCGACGGCGAGATGCGGGGCAGGTTCGCGGCCGAGGTGGACCAGGCGCGCAAGGTCGGCGACTTCTGCGTCGCCGCGATCCTCGACGCCGACCCAGGCGCCGACCAGCCCTGGATCGCGTCGGAGCACATCGACGGCCCCACGCTGGAGACCGCCGTGCGCGAGCAGGGCCCCCGGCGAGGAGCCGACCTGCACCGGCTGGCCGTGGCCACCGCCACGGCGCTGGCCGCGATCCACGGCGCCGGCGTCGTGCACCGCGACCTCAAGCCCGACAACATCCTGCTCGCCGCCGACGGCCCGCGGGTCATCGACTTCGGCATCGCCCGCGCGGTCGAGGCCACGTCGATGACGGCCAGCGGCGTCATCGGCACCATCGGCTACATGGCTCCCGAGCAGCTTGAGGGCGCGCGGCTCGGACCGGCCGTGGACGTCTTCTCCTGGGGCGCCGTGCTCGTCTACGCGGCCACCGGGCGCGAGGCGTTCTCCGCCCCGACCCAGGCGGCCCGCACCACGCGCGTGCTGACCGGTGAGCCCGACACCGGCGACCTGGCGGACCCGCTGCTGTCCGTCGCGCTCGCCTGCCTGGACAAGGACCCCGCGCACCGGCCGAGCGCGCGCACGCTGCTGGACATGCTGCTGGGCGCCCGCCCGTCCGACGCCCCGCCGGAAGCGGCGCGTCCCGGCGCGTCCGCGGGCGAAGCGCGGCCCGGCGGGGACGGCGCCACCGAACGCGTGCCGTCCGCGGCGGGCGATACCGCCGCAGCGGACGCCGCCACGCGAAGCGGGCCCGACCGCACCCGCGTGGAGGCCGCGCCGGGAGAGGCCGCCACCCGCATCGGCCCGGAACAGACGCGGGTGGAGACCGGGGCCGAGCGGAACGACCCGGCCGGCGAGCGGACCGGCACCCTGCTCTACACCAGCCTCGCGCCGGACGGCGCCGCCGAGGGCGCTGCGACGCAGGTGCCCGATGCGCCGCCGCTCGCCTGGCCACCGGGACCGGCGCCCGCATCCCCGGCTCCGGCGCCCTCCCCGGGCGAGCCCGTCGGCGCCCACCCGCAGGCGCCGCCCGCCGGGGCGTCCGCCCCCGGGGGCCCGTCCGCCACCGGTCCCGGCGCCGGCCACTCGGGGCGCATCGAGGGGCCGGCCCCGCCCTACTGGTTCGCCCAAGGCCGCTACACCGATGCGGGAGACCTCGCCGAGGCGATGCAGCGCAACTGGTCCTCCGCCGTACACGTCTTCAGCGACGCCGAAGAGCGCGCCGCGCTCGGCTCCTGGATGGTCGACGACCTGGGCGACACCGCCACCGACCGCTCGATCTACCGCCGCCGGCCCGATGACGCCAACCGCGCCGTCGCCTGGTTCGTCGCCCAGTTGCGCCCGGATCTGCCGCCCGTCTTCCGCGGCCGTCCCGCCTCGCTCGCCGACCTCCGCTCCCGCTTCGCTGGACCGCGCGCGCCCTTCACCGGCGCGCCGCCCGACAACGAACTGGTGCTGCTGGCCCGGCCCGACGTGCTCAATGTACTGGCGCTGCACGCCGGGCCCGACGCCGCCGAGCTGCGCCGGTTGGCCGATGCCCTCGGCACCGCCGAACGGGCCGCCGTCGACTTCCGCACCCGGCTGGAGCGGGCGGTACCGCGCCTGGCCCAGCGCGCCGCCGTCGACTCGGCGCTCATCCTCTCCCTGCTGCTGCACGACCGGTCACCGGCTCCCGACGCCGACGGCCGCCCCGAGGTGGCCGAGTGGTACGGGGCCCTGTGGTCGGCCGTGGAGCGCGAGCAGGGGGCGGCGCGCGTCGGGGCGAGCGCCGCCGCGGCCTCGGCGGCCGGCGAAGCCCGCGACAGCGCGCTGCGCTCCGCCGAGTGGGCCGCCGCCCTGGCGCAGGCCGAGCGCGAGCGCGACGCGGCAGCCGAGCGCTGGCAGCGGGAGGCGCGGCTGTTCCGCGCGGACAAGTGGGGGAGGCGGATCCCGTTCTTCCTGCTGGCGCTGCCCCTGCTGGCCTACGTCGCCGACGTCGCCTCGGGGGCGCATTACCCGGAGTCCGGCGACGGCCCGATCTTCATACTGTGGTTGCTGATCGCCTGGGTGGTGTCGCGAGTCGTCTCGTGGGCGATCCACCTGTTCAGTGGGCCCCGAAACGGGTTCCGGCACCCGGTGCAGGCCGCTCAGGCGCGGTTCCACACGCTGCGCGACCACGCCGTCCGGGTCGGGCAGGGCGCGGAGCAGATGCGGGGCGAGCTGGAGGCCGTGCGCCGCCTCGGGCGGGGCTGA
- the acnA gene encoding aconitate hydratase AcnA: MSANSFGSRDTLRVGEESYEIFRLDAVEGAQRLPYSLKVLLENLLRTEDGANVTAEHIRAVGQWDPQAQPTQEIQFTPARVIMQDFTGVPCVVDLATMREAVGDLGGDPAQINPLAPAELVIDHSVVVDIFGRPDAFERNVEIEYERNRERYQFLRWGQTAFDEFKVVPPGTGIVHQANIEHLARVAMVRNGQVYPDTCVGTDSHTTMQNGLGILGWGVGGIEAEAAMLGQPISMLIPRVVGFKLTGTLKPGTTATDLVLTVTEMLREHGVVGKFVEFYGDGVASVPLANRATIGNMSPEFGSTAAIFPIDEETVRYMKLTGRPEAQTSLVEAYAKEQGLWHDPDNEPVYSEYLELDLGDVVPSIAGPKRPQDRIALSTAKPTWRHDVQNYVTNPVDEAADESFPASDAPAAPPNGQRPRNPVSVTLADGTQTEIDHGSVVIAAITSCTNTSNPSVMLGAALLAKNAVEKGLTRKPWVKTSLAPGSKVVTDYYERSGLTPYLDKLGFNLVGYGCTTCIGNSGPLPEEISKAVQDNDLAVTSVLSGNRNFEGRINPDVKMNYLASPPLVVAYALAGSMDVDITTEPLGTGADGEPVYLADIWPSPEAIEEVMGSAIASDMYESAYSDVFAGDERWRSLPTPTGNTFEWEDASTYVRRPPYFEGMGATPEPVSDISGARVLAKLGDSVTTDHISPAGAIKPDTPAGQYLKSHGVERKDFNSYGSRRGNHEVMIRGTFANIRLRNQIAPGTEGGYTRDFTQTENPADAPVAFIYDAAQNYAAQGTPLVVLGGKEYGSGSSRDWAAKGTSLLGVGAVIAQSYERIHRSNLIGMGVLPLQFPQGQSADTLGLTGEETFSITGITELNEGRVPQTVKVATDTGVEFDADVRIDTPGEADYYRNGGILQFVLRQLISE; the protein is encoded by the coding sequence GTGTCCGCGAACAGCTTCGGCAGCCGTGACACGCTCCGCGTTGGCGAAGAGTCGTATGAGATCTTCCGTTTGGACGCCGTCGAGGGCGCCCAGCGGCTTCCCTACAGCCTGAAGGTGCTGCTGGAGAACCTGCTGCGCACCGAGGACGGCGCGAACGTCACCGCCGAGCACATCCGGGCAGTGGGGCAGTGGGACCCCCAGGCCCAGCCCACCCAGGAGATCCAGTTCACCCCCGCGCGGGTGATCATGCAGGACTTCACCGGCGTGCCCTGCGTCGTCGACCTCGCGACCATGCGCGAAGCCGTCGGCGACCTCGGCGGCGACCCGGCCCAGATCAACCCCCTGGCCCCGGCCGAGCTGGTCATCGACCACTCGGTGGTGGTCGACATCTTCGGCCGCCCCGACGCGTTCGAGCGCAACGTCGAGATCGAGTACGAGCGCAACCGCGAGCGCTACCAGTTCCTGCGCTGGGGCCAGACGGCGTTCGACGAGTTCAAGGTCGTCCCGCCCGGCACCGGAATCGTGCACCAGGCCAACATCGAGCACCTCGCCCGGGTGGCCATGGTCCGCAACGGCCAGGTCTACCCCGACACCTGTGTGGGCACCGACTCCCACACCACCATGCAGAACGGCCTGGGCATCCTCGGCTGGGGCGTGGGCGGCATCGAGGCCGAGGCGGCCATGCTCGGCCAGCCGATCTCCATGCTCATCCCGCGGGTCGTCGGCTTCAAGCTGACCGGCACTCTCAAGCCCGGCACCACGGCCACCGACCTGGTACTCACCGTCACCGAGATGCTGCGCGAGCACGGTGTCGTGGGCAAGTTCGTGGAGTTCTACGGCGACGGCGTCGCGTCGGTGCCGCTGGCCAACCGCGCCACGATCGGCAACATGAGCCCGGAGTTCGGCTCCACCGCGGCGATCTTCCCGATCGACGAGGAGACCGTCCGCTACATGAAGCTGACCGGGCGCCCGGAGGCCCAGACCAGCCTGGTCGAGGCCTACGCCAAGGAGCAGGGCCTCTGGCACGACCCCGACAACGAGCCGGTCTACTCCGAGTACCTGGAGCTGGACCTTGGCGACGTCGTGCCCTCCATCGCCGGCCCCAAGCGGCCCCAGGACCGCATCGCGCTGTCGACGGCCAAGCCCACCTGGCGCCACGACGTGCAGAACTACGTCACCAACCCGGTCGACGAGGCCGCCGACGAGTCGTTCCCGGCCTCCGACGCCCCCGCGGCGCCGCCCAACGGGCAGCGCCCCCGCAACCCGGTCAGCGTCACGCTGGCCGACGGCACCCAGACCGAGATCGACCACGGCAGCGTGGTGATCGCCGCGATCACCTCCTGCACCAACACCTCCAACCCCTCGGTCATGCTGGGCGCCGCCCTGCTGGCCAAGAACGCGGTGGAGAAGGGCCTGACCCGCAAGCCCTGGGTGAAGACCTCGCTGGCGCCCGGCTCCAAGGTCGTCACCGACTACTACGAGCGCTCCGGACTGACGCCCTACCTGGACAAGCTCGGATTCAACCTGGTCGGCTACGGCTGCACGACCTGCATCGGCAACTCCGGCCCGCTGCCCGAGGAGATCTCCAAGGCCGTCCAGGACAACGACCTCGCGGTCACCTCGGTGCTTTCGGGCAACCGCAACTTCGAGGGCCGGATCAACCCCGACGTCAAGATGAACTACCTGGCCTCCCCGCCGCTGGTGGTGGCCTACGCCCTGGCCGGCTCCATGGACGTCGACATCACCACCGAGCCGCTGGGCACCGGGGCCGACGGCGAGCCGGTCTACCTGGCCGACATCTGGCCCTCGCCCGAGGCCATCGAGGAGGTCATGGGCTCGGCGATCGCCTCCGACATGTACGAGAGCGCCTACTCCGACGTCTTCGCCGGAGACGAGCGGTGGCGCTCGCTGCCCACGCCCACCGGCAACACCTTCGAGTGGGAGGACGCCTCCACCTACGTGCGTCGGCCCCCCTACTTCGAGGGCATGGGCGCCACCCCGGAGCCCGTCTCCGACATCTCCGGTGCCCGCGTGCTGGCCAAGCTGGGCGACTCGGTCACCACCGACCACATCTCGCCGGCCGGCGCCATCAAGCCCGACACCCCGGCGGGGCAGTACCTCAAGTCCCACGGCGTCGAGCGCAAGGACTTCAACTCCTACGGTTCGCGCCGCGGCAACCACGAGGTGATGATCCGCGGCACCTTCGCCAACATCCGCCTGCGCAACCAGATCGCGCCGGGCACCGAAGGCGGCTACACCCGCGACTTCACCCAGACCGAGAACCCCGCCGACGCTCCGGTCGCGTTCATCTACGACGCGGCGCAGAACTACGCCGCCCAGGGCACCCCGCTGGTGGTGCTCGGCGGCAAGGAGTACGGTTCGGGCTCCTCGCGGGACTGGGCGGCCAAGGGCACCAGCCTGCTCGGCGTGGGCGCGGTCATCGCCCAGTCCTACGAGCGCATCCACCGCTCCAACCTGATCGGCATGGGCGTGCTGCCGCTGCAGTTCCCGCAGGGCCAGTCGGCCGACACCCTCGGGCTCACCGGTGAGGAGACGTTCTCCATCACCGGGATCACCGAGCTGAACGAGGGCCGGGTGCCGCAGACGGTCAAGGTCGCCACCGACACCGGAGTCGAGTTCGACGCCGACGTGCGCATCGACACCCCCGGCGAGGCGGACTACTACCGCAACGGCGGCATCCTGCAGTTCGTGCTGCGCCAGCTCATCAGTGAGTAA
- a CDS encoding LLM class F420-dependent oxidoreductase, producing MRLRIFTEPQQGATYETQLAVAKATEALGFDAFFRSDHLLKMGDTDGLPGPTDSWVTLAGLARETSHVRLGTLMTAATFRHPGPLAVAVAQVDRMSGGRVEFGFGAGWYEDEHTAYGVPFPPSARERFDRYEEQLDVITGLWATPVGETFRYEGRHYRFAESPALPKPQQAPRPPVLIGGTGPIRTPRLAATHADEYNVPFASVEDTAAAFERVRAAVRTAGRQEPMRYSAAQVVCCGRDESEVRRRADAIGRDPDELRSNGLAGSPAEVVEKLGRFTEIGAERMYLQVLDMSDLDHLELIASQVARQMR from the coding sequence ATGCGCTTGAGGATCTTCACCGAACCGCAGCAGGGTGCCACCTACGAAACGCAGCTGGCGGTCGCGAAGGCGACCGAGGCCCTAGGCTTCGACGCCTTCTTCCGGTCGGACCACCTGTTGAAGATGGGCGACACGGACGGCCTGCCCGGCCCCACCGATTCCTGGGTGACCCTCGCCGGGCTGGCGCGCGAGACCTCCCACGTGCGCCTGGGCACGCTGATGACCGCGGCGACCTTCCGCCACCCCGGTCCGCTCGCCGTCGCGGTGGCCCAGGTCGACCGCATGAGCGGCGGCCGCGTCGAGTTCGGCTTCGGCGCGGGCTGGTACGAGGACGAGCACACCGCCTACGGTGTCCCCTTCCCGCCCTCGGCCCGCGAGCGGTTCGACCGCTACGAGGAGCAACTGGACGTCATCACCGGGCTGTGGGCCACGCCCGTGGGCGAGACCTTCCGCTACGAGGGGCGCCACTACCGCTTCGCCGAGTCGCCGGCGCTGCCCAAGCCGCAGCAGGCGCCGCGCCCGCCGGTGCTCATCGGCGGCACCGGACCCATCCGTACGCCGCGGCTGGCGGCCACCCACGCCGACGAGTACAACGTGCCATTCGCCTCCGTGGAGGACACCGCGGCGGCCTTCGAGCGGGTGCGCGCCGCCGTGCGCACGGCCGGGCGCCAGGAGCCGATGCGCTACTCCGCGGCGCAGGTGGTCTGCTGCGGGCGCGACGAGTCCGAGGTGCGGCGGCGCGCCGACGCCATCGGGCGCGATCCCGACGAGCTGCGGAGCAACGGGCTGGCCGGGAGCCCGGCCGAGGTCGTGGAGAAGCTCGGCCGCTTCACCGAGATCGGCGCCGAGCGGATGTACCTGCAGGTGCTGGACATGTCCGACCTGGACCACCTGGAGTTGATCGCCTCACAGGTGGCCCGCCAGATGCGGTAG
- a CDS encoding class I SAM-dependent RNA methyltransferase, which produces MSRAPNPKAAESESGAPVPTGAELELRVEGPANGGSCVARHGERVVFVRHSLPGELVRARVTEEAKRFLRADAVEVLEPSPDRVEPPCPFAGPGKCGGCDWQHASLEAQRRIKAQVLSEQLRRIAGIDREVQVEELPGHPDGLGWRTRVRFAVDSAGRAGLRRHRSHEIEPVDRCRIAHPRVDELGVTELEWPRMREVEAVAAGSTRDTALVVTPESAKLPALPEPKASSAVLRRFRNGRVQQVRGRRHLREQVGEREFRVSAGGFWQVHPAAARVLSEAVVEALAPEPGETALDLYCGAGLFTAALADAVGSQGRVLGVESDTDAVRDARHNLRDLPWARVEQADTAAQLREWVDMRVDVAVLDPPRTGAGTVVARQLAELRNRAVAYVSCDPATLARDLAAFVEEGYELAELRAFDSFPMTHHVECLALLRRD; this is translated from the coding sequence TTGAGCCGTGCGCCGAACCCGAAAGCCGCCGAGAGCGAGTCCGGGGCGCCGGTGCCGACCGGTGCCGAACTGGAGCTGCGCGTAGAGGGCCCTGCCAACGGCGGCTCGTGCGTAGCCCGCCACGGCGAGCGCGTGGTCTTCGTCCGCCACAGCTTGCCGGGCGAGCTGGTGCGTGCCCGGGTCACCGAGGAGGCCAAGCGCTTCCTGCGCGCCGACGCCGTGGAGGTGCTGGAGCCCTCGCCGGACCGCGTCGAGCCGCCGTGCCCGTTCGCCGGCCCCGGCAAGTGCGGCGGCTGCGACTGGCAGCACGCCTCGCTGGAGGCCCAGCGCCGCATCAAGGCGCAGGTGCTCTCCGAGCAGCTGCGCCGCATCGCCGGCATCGACCGCGAAGTGCAGGTGGAGGAGCTGCCCGGACACCCCGACGGCCTGGGCTGGCGCACACGGGTGCGCTTCGCCGTCGACTCCGCGGGGCGCGCCGGTCTGCGCCGCCACCGCTCGCACGAGATCGAGCCGGTCGACCGCTGCCGGATCGCCCACCCGCGCGTCGACGAACTCGGGGTCACCGAGCTGGAGTGGCCGCGGATGCGCGAGGTCGAGGCGGTCGCCGCGGGCAGCACCCGCGACACCGCACTGGTGGTCACCCCTGAGAGCGCCAAGCTGCCTGCGCTGCCGGAGCCCAAAGCCTCCTCCGCCGTGCTGCGCCGCTTCCGCAACGGACGCGTGCAGCAGGTGCGGGGTCGGCGCCATCTGCGCGAGCAGGTGGGCGAGCGCGAGTTCCGGGTCAGCGCCGGCGGATTCTGGCAGGTGCACCCGGCGGCGGCGAGGGTGCTGTCGGAGGCCGTGGTGGAGGCGCTTGCGCCCGAGCCCGGCGAGACCGCGCTGGACCTGTACTGCGGCGCCGGGTTGTTCACGGCGGCGCTGGCCGACGCGGTGGGCTCCCAGGGGCGGGTCCTGGGCGTGGAGAGCGACACCGACGCCGTCCGCGACGCCCGGCACAACCTGCGCGACCTGCCCTGGGCGCGGGTCGAGCAGGCCGATACCGCCGCGCAGTTGCGCGAATGGGTGGACATGCGGGTCGACGTGGCGGTGCTCGACCCGCCCCGCACCGGAGCAGGCACAGTCGTGGCGCGCCAGCTGGCGGAACTGCGCAACCGGGCGGTGGCCTATGTCTCGTGCGACCCGGCCACGCTGGCGCGCGACCTGGCGGCGTTCGTGGAGGAGGGCTACGAGCTGGCCGAGCTGCGCGCCTTCGACTCCTTCCCCATGACCCACCATGTGGAGTGCCTGGCCCTGCTGCGGCGCGACTGA
- a CDS encoding potassium channel family protein: MHIVILGCGRVGSTLAHTLEDRGHSVAVIDQEPEAFRRLRPATAKAAVPGAGQDRDVLVAAGIESASAFAAVSSGDNSNIITARVARETFGVEHVVARIYDPRRAAVYQRLGIPTVGTVHWTADTILRRLVPGSPGLDLGPLWRDPSGSLVMTEAPLSAAWQGRRVEQLEGAHPLRVAYLVRAGHILLPRGDETLQAGDVLHVLVRAEDIDRIQARLGEAADDGQGD; the protein is encoded by the coding sequence GTGCACATCGTGATCTTGGGATGCGGGCGGGTGGGTTCGACACTCGCCCACACACTGGAGGACAGGGGCCACAGCGTCGCCGTGATCGACCAGGAGCCCGAGGCGTTCCGCCGGCTGCGCCCGGCCACCGCCAAGGCGGCCGTGCCCGGCGCCGGACAGGACCGCGATGTGCTGGTGGCCGCGGGCATCGAGTCCGCCTCCGCGTTCGCCGCCGTCAGCAGCGGCGACAACTCCAACATCATCACCGCGCGGGTGGCGCGGGAGACCTTCGGCGTGGAGCACGTCGTGGCGCGCATCTACGACCCCCGGCGCGCCGCCGTCTACCAGCGGCTCGGTATCCCCACGGTCGGCACGGTGCACTGGACCGCCGACACCATCCTGCGCCGCCTCGTACCGGGCTCGCCCGGACTGGACCTCGGCCCGCTCTGGCGCGACCCCTCGGGCAGCCTGGTCATGACCGAGGCGCCGCTCAGCGCGGCCTGGCAGGGCCGACGCGTCGAGCAGCTGGAGGGCGCCCACCCGCTCCGGGTGGCCTACCTGGTGCGGGCCGGGCACATCCTGCTGCCCCGCGGCGACGAGACGCTGCAGGCCGGCGACGTGCTGCACGTGCTGGTGCGGGCCGAGGACATCGATCGGATCCAGGCGCGCCTCGGCGAGGCCGCCGACGACGGGCAGGGAGACTAG
- a CDS encoding potassium channel family protein, which yields MRVAIAGAGSVGRSIAAELSTSGHEVLLIDRNSRAIGVDELPRVEWLLADACELSSLEDARLSDFESVVAASGDDKVNLVVALLAKTEFGVGRVIARINDPRNEWLFTDSWGVDIAVSPPRMMAALVEEPDAEDEIADSVNALSLPETDLLEFTLPTGSPHGGRPLGDLVPALPEGIVLVALVREGRAQAPDPATQLRGGDDLVFLSSAASVDQLGALLAPED from the coding sequence ATGCGGGTCGCCATCGCGGGAGCGGGCAGCGTAGGGCGCTCCATCGCCGCCGAGCTGAGCACAAGCGGACACGAGGTGCTGCTGATCGACCGCAACTCCCGGGCCATCGGCGTGGACGAGCTGCCGCGGGTGGAGTGGCTGCTGGCCGACGCCTGCGAGCTGTCGTCGCTGGAGGACGCCCGGTTGAGCGACTTCGAGTCCGTGGTGGCCGCCAGCGGCGACGACAAGGTGAACCTGGTGGTCGCGCTGCTGGCCAAGACCGAGTTCGGGGTCGGCCGCGTCATCGCGCGCATCAACGACCCCCGCAACGAGTGGCTGTTCACCGACTCCTGGGGCGTCGACATCGCCGTTTCGCCGCCGCGGATGATGGCGGCTCTGGTCGAGGAGCCCGACGCCGAGGACGAGATCGCCGACTCCGTCAATGCGCTCTCGCTGCCGGAGACCGACCTGCTGGAGTTCACCCTGCCGACCGGCTCGCCGCACGGGGGGCGGCCGCTGGGCGATCTCGTACCGGCGCTGCCCGAAGGCATCGTGCTTGTGGCACTGGTCCGCGAAGGGCGCGCGCAGGCGCCCGACCCCGCAACGCAACTGCGGGGCGGTGACGACCTGGTGTTCCTCAGCAGCGCAGCGTCCGTCGACCAGCTCGGCGCGCTGCTGGCACCCGAAGACTGA